Part of the Qipengyuania sp. SS22 genome, GGAATTTCACGAACTGCCCGCCGCCGCGCATGATCTCGGCCGCGGCGAGCGCCTGCGGACTGCCAATCCAGTAAGCGTTGCAGTTCGAATAGCCGCCGTCGGAAAATTCGTAGAACTTCTTCTGCCCTTCGGGATCGGCGGCCTGCACGTCTTCCTTGTGCGCCAATGCCGCGGCGGCGCCCGCACCGCTGGCGATCGCCTTATCGGCAAATTCGGTGAAATCCTCGGGCAACCACAGGCAATTGTCGGCGGTGGTGATGAGGATCGGATAATCCGCGCCCTCGGCCCCGGCGAAGACGCTGTCGACGAGGTTGAACGCGCCGGGCTTGAACACCAGCCGGCCTTCGGCCTGCAGCTTGGCGATCGAGGGAATGGCGGCAATTTCGTCGGCTTCATGCGCCACGACACGGATTTCGCCGATGCGCGGGCTCGCGGCGACATTCATCACCACGCGTTCGATCATCGGCATGCCGCCAACGGGAACGACGCATTTCTGGGCCACAT contains:
- a CDS encoding NTP transferase domain-containing protein — protein: MTHDNNGKVTALIMAGKRSGVLDPLAERANVAQKCVVPVGGMPMIERVVMNVAASPRIGEIRVVAHEADEIAAIPSIAKLQAEGRLVFKPGAFNLVDSVFAGAEGADYPILITTADNCLWLPEDFTEFADKAIASGAGAAAALAHKEDVQAADPEGQKKFYEFSDGGYSNCNAYWIGSPQALAAAEIMRGGGQFVKFPKRIAKAFGVINLIRFFLGWGTKEKLFAQVSRRFGFAMVPIEMSHGHCAIDVDNERTFQVTEKLLTKRLATI